gagaaaaaatagGGAGTTAAGAAAAAGAATTAGTTACACTTTCTCGTAtttaactagggctgcacatgggtcgggttgggtcgggtttggcctcacccaccacccgacccactgCTGGTGGGTAATTGAACTTTTCATCCGCAACCGACCCACCATAATAATGGGTCGCTTTTCACCCGATCCACAAtaaggcgggttgggtcgggtcgggtggtgggttacccgtcATAACTTGCAAATTACTTGTATCATGATTCATGAAGAATTACAGAATTCAAGTGTAGAAAATTAAAGTTACTTAAAAATGAAGGAGACAAATATTTTCCATAAATTTCTTTGTTAACACCTAATTTACTACTAGGGGTGGATAAATCATTTCCGACGAGGCATGCTGATCAGCTGATGAAGCAGCCATTAATCAATTTAGGGAAGAAGAGTCTCCGTGACTCTGtttctgagaaggagagaagaagaggccgaagtgataggtgtgggctgcgagtgcgatgcttagttagggttaggtattttattttttcaatccaaTGGCTGAGATTCATTCTAGGATAGAAAATCTAAGGGCTAGCATGCTAGGGAATATTGAGCGGGttggtgggtcggttcgggtgaaggaagttcatacccgcaaccgacccaacatacggTGGGTTTTCACGTGCCTCACCCGTAGTCGACCCATACGTAGATGTGTCGGTTCGGGTACGGATATTTTTCGACAGGTGTGGGTCGGGTCGGCGGGTCGagtcggttatgtgcagccctatATTTAACtgttttaaaacttttttttcttctttataataGGTGTTACAAAACTAAGAGGGATCACATACTTGAAATATGTGGCCcaaccacatcgtagccgcaccgTTTAGTCTAGAATCAACTTTCCTAAATATAATGTACGTATGGTGCACCTACCTATAAACTAGGGTCCATGAATTAACAGAAGAAGCTGACTATAGCCTTCATGCACGATCTTTCTAATTAAAGAGTCCGCGTCATCGTCTTAATATGGTACTCAAACCAGTCTAACTGCATTTGAGCAAGAAAAATGGATAAttataaaaataagtaaaaacTAATCTTAGTAATATCTGAACTACTTTTACATTGTGCACTGCATCTGAAATTATTTTGCTGTTGCGTTTCAGTTTTTTCCGATTCAAAACCTTTAAATGCGTCATCTGTTTCATTAAAAACCTCTtcactttttcttcattttttttttccatttgctGGGGTGGATTCAATTACTCTGATTTATTAGTTCTTGGTTTCTCTCACTAATAACAACCTTGGCAAGCTTCTGGCACTCTTCTATGACTGATCTTTGTAAGTCACTTGATGTTTTTCATTCATTATGACGGATTTTAGAAAATCATATTCTTAAATTATTACTGTAGGTTAACAataatctgaaaggagtgaagcaAGATTGTGATGAATCCGTTATGTCAACTCTGTGGAATAGAGAAAGCACTAGTTTATTGTACACCAGATGATGCTCGTCTTTGTTTACAATGTGATACTGTGGTTCATTCTGCCAATCGTCTTTCACTACGTCATTTAAGAGGAATAATGTGCGACAGATGTTATTCGCGACCAGCATCAATACGATGCACAGaaaattctttctcattttgtgAAAATTGTAGATCGAATCAGAAGGGTTGTTTAGTACCTAGTCATCCTCACTTGGAATTGCCATGCTATCCACTGTGTCCATCTGGGCCCGAGTTCTTGAAGTTATTTCCTTTTGCTTTTGATGCTTCATTTCTAAATGGGGCGGATTCCGGGCCACTACTATCAGTATCAGGAGGGATCTTGTCTACCATAGAACACTGTCTTAGTAATGGTTGGGATTCCGGCGAGAATGGGAATTCCGTTGTGAATGTGTTGAATGACATGGGACCTTGCACAAAGTTTGAACCTTCAATTAATCCACCTATTGCATTTGAAAATACTCCGAGTTCTATGTCTTACAATAAAAATCAACCAGATTTGTTCCAAAAGGAGACAGATTTCTCACCTGAGGTAATTTCTCATTTTAATCTACTTAGCTAGTCTTATTTTTGGTTTAAGAAGTCGCTTTTTGCTACTCGATTTACCTGTTCAGCTGGATGCCATTGAGCCCATCTCCAAGGTTGAAATTTTGGGTATCTGAAACTGATTGtgcctttctttttttgtttttcaatacAATGTCTGACAGGGTCTTTCACAATTCAAAGATATTGAATTGTGCGAGGACGATGACATTTGTGAAGGCTTCAACATTGCGGATGTTGATTTAAGTTTTGATGGGGATAATCTATTTGGCTGTGCACAAAGTAATCCCAAGTTCATTCCAGGGATGGATTGCTTTAACTTGGACAAAGATATCCAAGTTGTTGATTCATTGCATCTTCATGAGAACGACATAGAGGTTGGCGCCAACACTATCGAACTTTATATTCATCTTTCCTTGCAAATAAACATTATAAGCATCTGAAGTTACCTGGTTTCCTGCAAAGCATAATGCTTAAAATAATGCGCTTCTATCTTGCCATAACTTCACCCATCAATCATGATGTTATGCTTTGTCACTTTGCAATATAACTTGTTTTAATGTTTTCATTTTCAGTTTAGCGTCTGCAAATGCTGATAGTATTTCATTTCTAGCAATGCACGTCTTCACTTAGGGATAAGTAGATCGCTTTGGCAAAATAACAGGGCTAGTTCATGCTTTCCTTACAAGTGTAGAGTTGAATGTACATCAGGTTCGCTCAAGTTCACTTCTCATGCTAACATTGATGATACATAACCTTTCTGAATTGCACGTTTAATCTATCTCTGATTGCCTCTACAATTGCATTATCTGATTTCTCAGTGGCTAAGTCTTATGAACTGATGGAGTCCTTTCTCATGTTAACAACTATATGTATTCACCACTAACCAATAGGTAATTCGGCTCGAGTCCCATGACTGATAATGCattctttctttctccttcagGTGTCTTCCTCTATGCAACCTGATTGTGTAGGTCTTCAATCACCTTGTGTCACCGGGTCAGTAAGCGTTTCACAGTGTGTAAACAGTAGTATGGATGAAGTACTTTTAAATGCCACTGGTGGCAACAGAAGcataaatttaagtttttcaaatgaACCTCAAACACTATCTCTCTCCAACATCACTGGAGAAAGAAGAGTTTGTGATTATCAAGATTGTGGCGTATCATCAATGTTCCTAACCGGTGAATCTTCATGGGACCCAAGTCTGGAAACTGGGTCTCCGCAGGCACGCGAAAAAGCAAAGATGAGAtacaaggaaaagaagaaaacccGAACGTAAGTTTGTCAATCTTGTTTCAGCAATAGATTCTGCATTCTACTTTGTCTGGGTGGTAGCTCATTGTAAAATGGATTAATGAAACTCACATTTTTTCCCCGGAAAGGCGAGCTAGTTTCATACATATAGGATAGGATGCAACACTAAAGCTGAAAATATAGACATTTCCAGAATCATGTTTTTTACTTCTTTTTGTGTAAGAATTTTACtgaaagatttttattttatttttcttgaaccAGCAAAAGGAGAATGTATTAAGGATTGAATCAGCAAAAGGAGAATGTATTAAGGAGAATGTCTGTTTTTTTAGAATCAATGATTTATGTGACGATTACATCCTCTTAATTATATTCTAAAATGTTCTTTTACATGCTTGTAGATTTGGGAAACAAATAAGATATGCTTCTCGTAAAGCTAGAGCAGACACAAGAAAACGGGTGAAAGGCAGATTTGTGAAGGCTGGTGAAGCTTACGACTACGATCCTCTACCATCAAGAGACTATTGAAAACACTTTTGTTCGATATGATATGATGTGGTATATGAAATTGGTCTCCACACCAATTTGAGAACACTACAAATGATTTCATACGAAAACCTGCAAGAACTTACTGGAAAAAGTACTTCTGTAACCAgatacataaacaaatataaacattatgGAACGTtaggaaaagaaggaaaaagaagatcAAAACAATTTGATTTTTCCTTACTGTTTATATAAGTATAGGCACATGGATTTTACACAATAAGCATGCCGAAGAATGCAAATCGCTATCCATCTCCTGATGGATGTTCATATGAGCTCATGTTAGCATATACATCTCTTTTTGCCGCTCCCCCCTGATGTTAAGCTGCTGTCAAACATTGACGGAATTGGAGGGTGCTCCAGCCACCCTCATCCAAATCTCTAAAAGCCACCCAATTTATTTATGTTCATTCATctgtattttttgattttttttttgtagcccCTAAAAGTTTAATATTCAGCCCACAATATTGTTTACCCCGCTTAGACAGTTCTGCTGTCTAAGTCTTTTTGTTGTTTTGGATTTGTACATAACTGCCTTTGATTCTAATAAAACTAGAAGTGGAATTCTGGAATTTATTGTTAATGCCACTCAGATTAGCATTCCGAAAATGTACTCCCTtcgtttcagaaaaagaaaaaaaaagattgttttttgaaaatatttcttcaataaaagggTCTACAAATAAGCAtatattcccttagctgacgtcctttacaacctaagagttgcttcaactcaattgaagaaattaaaccAATCGTCCTTCCACGGATAAGCATATATATGTGATTTCCTCTTTGATTATAGATCAatgtgagactggaaatcgatcgctcaaaatccggacttatgcttcccgaagagaagcctagattattattcacctaacaagtattaaacttgtggaatcaaaaaagtttgagacgaagagaagtttgatgatttctatctatcttgattgatgaagcaaactcaacaatcgatcaagatcaggttACTCgggctatcaagataaacaatagctggacctggcttcccaaatccctatgaagtctttgtagtcgctaaaccctaaaagagttttaggaagatgacgactctagtttacaattatGACACacaaaaaagtagtgtcgggattcaaagatcctagttgctttaggttccccttttatagaccttcaaagcataggttggtttaggtttaagctaagatagctttggaaccaagcaatcaatatccaccattggaTGAAactttgaaatgtgattgacGTATCAAGATATACCCTCTGGTATGGATgacccgtaaccgaaccgtgtacaaagacaacGTTCATGAATGGTTAGCCGAGACTAACCAACTGTACTATAAGCTTGATCATTTTCATATAccacttaagactttaatcttgagttacaataatgtgatcaaatatgtctatggtgtttttagagattgtTCAAAGGATATCCttgttcaaatgctaattatcttacagaaataattttatgtgcatttgAAATTATTCGACGGGGCAAGTACATATACTTAAACCTTGTTCGTGAACTTATTTTTCTTGGTAcgtataccgggtatgtgtacccttaagacaattTAAAGTTCCGGAACATACAGAACTTTTCCAGTAtgtgtaccgggtatggataccacaccggttcCAAAACCGACAGATCTTTTTATGTAAGAATACTGGTTTGCGTACTGTTCCAggtacgtgtactaggtacatgtacTATGATTCTGGatttataacagttctcccagtttCTAAggctggtatgcatactattgtGTATCCGAGAataatagtagttctatatttctctctaaatcaattcgaaacatttccaaataacatcaatgacacatatcactgttcaagGATATTTTCAACTGatgatcttgaatcataatttataaTATGAACAAtagattgtccttaaccgaaattcatcaagtatgaaaaaatgttcattaatcttagccatatatttcgagaactaattactaacataaacttgactcgaaattcttgatatgcttacgataATATAATTAGTTGcgcgacatcgtctcatagatacaaagatgaatataacttgagatataggtggttcagtcttcacttaccttttgttgaagaagtcctccaaaagcttcggttgagcttcaccttcaaacggtagaacgcaatgatgactgctgTGAtatccgtttctcaactacatcttctatcctaatccgatacttaactaactgtagactataaatcaagatatagtgttgaaaactaaatttgacaacaagctcaacacttgtgagttcgaccgagcaatgctctaacaatctctccctttgtcaattttagtgacaaaactatcaatacatatggataaaaataaAGCTTTAATAACTCCTCGAATCCATCATgcctgatttccttggtttcttcaactccttgaattcttcgttacttcaagttgcaatgattctgaacgtgttcaacttagcctcgttgttgttgaagatccgtatccataacgataacaacttttgaaaaccaatattctcaatcgtcgttatacaaaaacatagtattattatcttctccaaagttcatttgtatcacaactttgaagtaatactacggtgatatgtttctcccccttaatcaatacttatatCTTTTGCATAAttggtgaaacctatagattacataatgatccataaaccatatgtatgtagtgcgaaactactaattaattctccccctttttgtcaataaaaattggaaaaggtacgaaaatcatgggattgtaatgaattcaaccaaaaTATATTTCAAGATTTAAGGAAGCTAGAGATAATACATAATAACATCGTTAATATGTAACTcatcatatcaactttatttagatgatatcacatagtaagaaaATAATTAGACCTCATCTAGAAGATTTAGAatacaagcatcccctgtaaATTCTACAGCCATACATCCTACAAATATATAGAAATTAAGCACCAGTTCATtgaagaactttcccccatttgatgtcattccctagaaaacaacatgagtgaccttactttgaaAAACAAGGATTTTGtcggatattaacaaatcacatagatttgtatcctgaacatcgacttaaattaatctcagcgccagttacgaacaaagagataatCTTAATTGGTATCACTcatcataagaaaatcttacggagtgtgtcctgcagtaataacacaaaagtgtgatcacaagtagATCGATATTGCgataaaattctcaaagagtttgttctatttttagtttataaaaaacataatatatacatttaacttctgagcatatatgagatattagttcaatttacaaaaagtaaaggacacatatatctcataagattttgcaatatattaaaccaataatgattacatactgcaagttcatcaaccaaaaactctagaatttaaataaataaatattaaaacatgcaagatgaaaaacgttggaaatagcttgtgtagtcacaatatttgttatactaaaccctaattatccttctcaaaagcaagaataaattctcacaagaagtttcctagaaaaataatAACCTAGAAAACAAAATAAGGAGAATTGTGATTCATATGTAATTTGCAATTTGTGTTTTGAGAGAACCAAGTTCATCAGATGCTTTTTCCAATTCTGAATTAAGAAGCTTGAGATATCTTTTTGGCAGCAGACAATTATTCGAACACCACTTTGATGTTACTCATAATGTTTTCAACCAAGTCGCGGGATATCTGAACCGGTCTTGACTCTGTATGTTCTTGAGCAAAGTAACATGATATGGTGATAGGATTATCGTAAAACTCAACAATTCATGTGGAACCATCATCCTCCATCTTGTTTTTATCTTCCTTTGTGCTGTTTGAAATCTTAGAAACGTCCATGGTTTGTGAATGTTCATGAGTTATTCTAGCACTTGTATATAATATAAGGTAGGCGTACCTTGAATACAaaatacacatatatatatatatatacagtttCTAGGTCAAGAAAACTGAAGGAAGATGGATCCTTTCTAGAATCTTCTTAAGATGTTTGACTCATTACTTCCAAAGTTTTGGACCGGCTTTGGAACCCACACGGTTACGGGTTCGTGAGCACATAAACTTTGTGACCAATCAAATTTCCAAGCTAGGTTATGTGAACAACTGTAAATCAACCTTGTTATTATctcaataaataaatttagagcacaagagataGTTGATTTCAAGAAGCTTGACATAACCGTTTTATAGATTTTCCTTATGGAGAAAAACATAATTTTAAGAGAAAAAATGCACAAAACAAGATACAATATGCGTCAAGGAGGAATGGGTTACCTTTCTTGAGCATGTTGTGCGTCCTCCTTTTCATGCTACAGGAGGAGGCACAATTTACCAGAATCAAGTTATTTTATGGTAGGCATCTGTCAAATGCCCATCATGAACAACAATATTCTTTGATATACTCTTTTGTTTAGTACTTGTTGTGTCTTTAGCACAATTAAAAATATTACATGTATTTAGCCTTTTCCTTGTCCTTCCAATGCCTTGTAATTGGTTAATTTGTTTTCTGAGATAGGAAATGTTATGATCAACCCTTGTCCGAAGGTTCGAAATTGTACGATTCGATATCctcttctgagtgcgtttaggaataaACGGAACCTTCTTCTCGTTATTCTCTTCTGGATTTCTTGAAAGATAATCGGATTGACCATTCTTTTCCAAGTCAGTCTttatccaattgggagcatcggatcttgtctacaaagttatccttttgataatcactacaattgtgaaaaggctttGCATGATATTTAtcggaaaatctaggtttatcacagaactgtttcctttgcctaaaggttggacgttgacAACCCATAATGTCAAGAGTATTAGACTTAACATATTATCCGGGTTTGatcacttcttgtgatgcccataTAAGAACATCGTGaactttttcattccttatacgaaagtGACATCCCTTTtgtaggtgacctttatttccgcaataatagcaaacATAAGGAACGTTATTACCTGGATTTGTGTGTGCtgattttggaggttgatataattTTCCCTTTTGAACATTAAATGTATATGTGAAAAACCTTTGGTTGAGAAGAAGTACTAGCCttgaaattttttacctctttgctaatacttggagcatctattcccgtATAGCACAATCCTCGTGTACGATGATTTTTTCTTGCGCATAGCACAGTGGTTAATTTTTATGAACtgatattgaactttttcaagtcctcttcTAACTTCTTGatcttatcaagagcaacagttaAATCACCCTCTAGTTGTATTTCTCTAGTAACAAAAACATTTTATATGTCTTCAAAacaaatttgttgagagttaatcct
This is a stretch of genomic DNA from Papaver somniferum cultivar HN1 chromosome 1, ASM357369v1, whole genome shotgun sequence. It encodes these proteins:
- the LOC113333327 gene encoding putative zinc finger protein CONSTANS-LIKE 11 isoform X2 gives rise to the protein MNPLCQLCGIEKALVYCTPDDARLCLQCDTVVHSANRLSLRHLRGIMCDRCYSRPASIRCTENSFSFCENCRSNQKGCLVPSHPHLELPCYPLCPSGPEFLKLFPFAFDASFLNGADSGPLLSVSGGILSTIEHCLSNGWDSGENGNSVVNVLNDMGPCTKFEPSINPPIAFENTPSSMSYNKNQPDLFQKETDFSPEGLSQFKDIELCEDDDICEGFNIADVDLSFDGDNLFGCAQSNPKFIPGMDCFNLDKDIQVVDSLHLHENDIEVSSSMQPDCVGLQSPCVTGSVSVSQCVNSSMDEVLLNATGGNRSINLSFSNEPQTLSLSNITGERRVCDYQDCGVSSMFLTGESSWDPSLETGSPQAREKAKMRYKEKKKTRTKRRMY
- the LOC113333327 gene encoding putative zinc finger protein CONSTANS-LIKE 11 isoform X1, giving the protein MNPLCQLCGIEKALVYCTPDDARLCLQCDTVVHSANRLSLRHLRGIMCDRCYSRPASIRCTENSFSFCENCRSNQKGCLVPSHPHLELPCYPLCPSGPEFLKLFPFAFDASFLNGADSGPLLSVSGGILSTIEHCLSNGWDSGENGNSVVNVLNDMGPCTKFEPSINPPIAFENTPSSMSYNKNQPDLFQKETDFSPEGLSQFKDIELCEDDDICEGFNIADVDLSFDGDNLFGCAQSNPKFIPGMDCFNLDKDIQVVDSLHLHENDIEVSSSMQPDCVGLQSPCVTGSVSVSQCVNSSMDEVLLNATGGNRSINLSFSNEPQTLSLSNITGERRVCDYQDCGVSSMFLTGESSWDPSLETGSPQAREKAKMRYKEKKKTRTFGKQIRYASRKARADTRKRVKGRFVKAGEAYDYDPLPSRDY